From Bacteroidota bacterium, the proteins below share one genomic window:
- a CDS encoding RNA polymerase sigma factor, with product MVSFQRMEDKDLVRLYQEGNQQAINELINRYKQRVYSAIFFLVRDRDLADDLFQEAFIKIIQSLRSKHYSEQGKFLPWALRIAHNLVIDHFRKEKLMPMQRDTDDFSVFDIIPANNRNAADQIIHDEKLAFVRSLLERLPFEQREVVIMRHYGGLSFKEIARVLDININTALGRMHYAILKMREMVKKEPHRVKG from the coding sequence ATGGTATCATTCCAACGGATGGAGGATAAAGACCTTGTGCGTCTTTATCAAGAGGGCAATCAGCAAGCCATTAACGAACTGATCAACCGCTACAAACAGCGGGTGTATTCGGCTATTTTCTTTCTGGTCCGCGACCGGGATCTGGCCGACGATCTCTTTCAGGAGGCTTTCATCAAGATCATTCAGAGTTTGCGCAGCAAGCACTACAGCGAGCAGGGGAAGTTCCTGCCCTGGGCCTTGCGCATCGCGCACAACCTGGTGATCGATCACTTCCGCAAGGAAAAGCTGATGCCCATGCAGCGGGATACGGACGATTTCAGCGTGTTCGATATCATCCCGGCCAATAACCGCAACGCGGCCGACCAGATCATTCACGACGAAAAGCTGGCCTTTGTCCGCAGTTTGTTGGAACGGCTGCCGTTCGAGCAACGGGAGGTGGTGATCATGCGCCACTACGGCGGTCTGTCGTTCAAGGAGATCGCCAGGGTGCTCGACATCAACATCAACACCGCTCTGGGCCGGATGCACTATGCGATCCTGAAAATGCGGGAAATGGTGAAAAAAGAGCCTCATCGGGTGAAAGGGTAA
- a CDS encoding phytanoyl-CoA dioxygenase family protein has product MNNASYPKFKLGDQLTPEQIAFFNKNGFIHFSGVASPQEVADIIRSTEDIQSKWIREGVKKINGVPIKFGIDENNKTIVHRFCFTSQYCEPVHAFVNSQRVKALKVLMPDGARIAENEKDGVVFNHYVNTDNSNFRQMGWHTDSMRDIFYGKKIMPMLNVGLYLDDSSSDKGGLRIIPGTHKQNLFSMLFKKAYFMNNEEDKNEMLVDAKAGDMVVHDGRIWHRVAMSPHKGAASRRRVMYIPVILGKYQPKDDGSPTPLYHHFQKLVR; this is encoded by the coding sequence ATGAATAACGCATCCTATCCGAAGTTCAAGCTGGGTGACCAACTCACACCGGAGCAGATCGCATTCTTTAACAAAAACGGCTTTATCCATTTCTCCGGCGTAGCCAGTCCGCAGGAAGTGGCCGATATTATCCGGTCTACCGAGGACATCCAGTCGAAATGGATCCGGGAAGGTGTGAAGAAGATCAACGGCGTTCCGATCAAATTCGGAATAGACGAGAATAACAAGACCATCGTTCATCGTTTTTGCTTCACTTCCCAGTACTGTGAACCTGTCCACGCGTTTGTGAACAGTCAGCGGGTGAAGGCGCTCAAGGTGCTGATGCCTGATGGCGCTCGTATCGCCGAGAATGAAAAGGACGGCGTGGTATTCAATCATTACGTCAATACCGACAACAGCAATTTCCGCCAGATGGGCTGGCATACCGACAGCATGCGCGATATCTTCTACGGCAAGAAGATCATGCCCATGTTGAACGTAGGCCTTTACCTCGACGACTCATCTTCCGACAAAGGCGGATTGCGCATCATCCCCGGCACGCACAAGCAGAACCTTTTCTCCATGTTGTTCAAGAAGGCCTACTTCATGAACAACGAAGAAGACAAGAACGAGATGCTCGTTGACGCAAAAGCCGGCGACATGGTCGTGCACGATGGTCGCATCTGGCACCGCGTCGCGATGTCGCCGCACAAAGGCGCGGCTTCCCGTCGCCGTGTCATGTACATTCCGGTCATTCTTGGAAAGTACCAACCGAAAGACGACGGCAGCCCCACTCCGCTCTATCATCACTTCCAAAAGCTGGTCCGCTAA
- a CDS encoding SDR family oxidoreductase, whose amino-acid sequence MIQSYAIITGASKGIGRAIALELARRGYSLLLVARSATLLEETAALARKAGAAEVRPMALDLTQAESVTAVLQEVQRNNLPVNVLVNNAGYGAWGRFDTLSLEEQDAMMRINMHVPVELTHGLLPLLKSRQPAYILNVASTAAYQAVATLALYAASKAFILQFSRALRIELKKSGVSVTCLSPGPTETNFMSQAGMHHPKMIQRASKFNMTPEAVAKFAVKGLFAGKNEIIPGVTNSVSALLTRFVPKALTEKIAAGLYEV is encoded by the coding sequence ATGATTCAATCCTACGCAATCATCACCGGCGCCAGTAAGGGAATCGGTCGCGCTATCGCCCTGGAACTTGCCCGCCGCGGCTATTCTTTGCTGCTGGTCGCTCGCTCCGCGACACTGCTGGAAGAAACCGCGGCACTTGCCCGAAAAGCCGGAGCAGCGGAGGTACGTCCGATGGCGCTGGACCTCACCCAGGCTGAATCGGTTACCGCCGTTTTGCAGGAAGTGCAACGGAACAACCTGCCGGTGAACGTTCTGGTCAACAATGCCGGATACGGCGCCTGGGGCCGCTTCGACACACTCAGCCTGGAAGAACAGGACGCGATGATGCGCATCAACATGCACGTACCGGTGGAGCTCACACATGGATTGCTGCCCTTGTTGAAATCCCGGCAACCGGCCTACATCCTGAACGTCGCTAGCACCGCTGCCTACCAGGCGGTCGCGACCCTGGCCCTTTATGCAGCTTCCAAGGCATTCATCCTGCAGTTCTCCCGGGCCTTGCGGATTGAGTTGAAGAAGTCAGGTGTCTCGGTGACCTGCCTGAGTCCGGGACCGACCGAAACAAATTTCATGTCGCAGGCCGGAATGCATCATCCGAAGATGATCCAACGCGCAAGCAAGTTCAACATGACGCCCGAAGCCGTGGCGAAGTTTGCCGTGAAAGGGTTGTTTGCCGGAAAGAACGAGATCATTCCGGGCGTCACCAATTCGGTGTCGGCTCTGCTCACGCGTTTTGTTCCGAAGGCGCTCACCGAGAAGATCGCGGCGGGACTTTACGAGGTCTAA
- the nth gene encoding endonuclease III, whose amino-acid sequence MTRKERFEGVIRYFEQERPVAETELEYTDPFELLVAVILSAQCTDKRVNMTTPALFAAFPDAASMAVATPDQIFPYIRSISYPNNKAKHLAGMARMLVERFKGKVPSSVEELVQLPGVGRKTANVIASVVYNLPAIAVDTHVFRVSARLGLTVRAKNPLQTERQLVKFIPENKLAIAHHWLILHGRYVCIARKPACEGCGLTRYCKYFESTFLKKKDIRPRKVPPRSSR is encoded by the coding sequence ATGACCCGGAAAGAGCGTTTTGAAGGCGTTATCCGCTATTTCGAGCAGGAGCGTCCCGTCGCGGAGACTGAATTGGAATACACGGACCCTTTCGAACTCCTGGTAGCTGTGATCCTTTCGGCCCAGTGCACCGACAAACGCGTCAACATGACCACGCCGGCACTGTTCGCGGCCTTCCCGGATGCCGCTTCCATGGCGGTGGCCACACCGGATCAGATCTTTCCGTACATCCGCAGCATCAGTTATCCCAACAACAAGGCGAAACACCTGGCCGGCATGGCGCGCATGCTGGTGGAGCGATTCAAGGGCAAGGTGCCTTCCTCTGTAGAGGAACTCGTGCAACTCCCCGGAGTAGGACGGAAGACCGCCAACGTGATCGCGTCGGTCGTGTACAACTTGCCGGCGATCGCGGTGGATACACACGTGTTTCGTGTTTCGGCAAGGCTGGGCCTGACGGTGCGTGCAAAGAACCCCTTACAGACGGAACGACAACTGGTAAAATTCATCCCAGAAAACAAGCTGGCCATCGCGCACCACTGGCTGATCCTGCACGGACGCTATGTCTGCATCGCACGCAAACCCGCCTGCGAAGGTTGCGGACTCACCCGCTACTGCAAGTATTTCGAATCGACCTTCCTGAAGAAAAAGGACATTAGACCTCGTAAAGTCCCGCCGCGATCTTCTCGGTGA
- a CDS encoding HAMP domain-containing histidine kinase: MKLQVKLALYNAISKALIILAIGLVIPLIIERVVLRHMDKRLLARRDKMMMMIGKGGLNEITLDQDCSFDSYSVFKEEYVSISPLTAYPKDFGKPSFRDTTQLIENEAVKHRVLRQAFLYDNQLYQLQIGEGMSTIDQLNHTIRNFTVDLMLVVVLISIFLDIGFVQLILRPFNRIINEKLRQMNHPTGYRPVSIKTNTYEFNYLDRSIDEMMQKVQESFRTEREFITNVSHELLTPVSILRNRVENILNDPNVPEEIQAKMVESQKTLSRLTRVVKALLYISKIDNDQYLRNEEADLQELMTDVVAELEDRVHEKDLRLVQEWVDPFVVRNCNRSLLHTLLLNLVSNAIKYNKPGGRISIRGWSGEQHYVLTIQDSGVGIREEQLPFIFDRFKRFRPEDGMSYGLGLPIVRSIAQIHEIDVDVQSEPEVGTTFTLRFPLV; this comes from the coding sequence GTGAAACTCCAGGTCAAGCTCGCACTCTACAACGCCATTTCGAAGGCGCTGATCATTTTGGCCATCGGCCTGGTGATCCCGCTCATCATCGAACGTGTCGTGCTACGTCATATGGACAAACGTCTGTTGGCTCGCCGCGACAAGATGATGATGATGATCGGAAAGGGCGGCTTGAACGAGATCACCCTCGATCAGGATTGCAGCTTCGACTCCTACTCGGTCTTCAAAGAAGAATACGTCTCGATTTCTCCGCTCACCGCTTATCCGAAGGACTTCGGTAAACCGAGTTTTCGGGACACCACCCAGTTGATCGAAAACGAAGCGGTCAAGCACCGCGTACTGCGTCAGGCGTTCCTGTACGACAACCAGCTGTACCAACTGCAGATCGGGGAAGGCATGAGCACGATCGATCAGCTCAACCACACCATTCGCAATTTCACGGTCGATTTGATGCTGGTGGTCGTTCTGATCTCCATCTTTCTCGATATCGGTTTTGTCCAATTGATCCTGCGGCCGTTCAACCGCATCATCAACGAGAAGTTGCGACAGATGAATCACCCGACCGGTTACCGGCCGGTGAGCATCAAGACCAACACCTACGAATTCAACTACCTCGACCGTTCGATCGACGAGATGATGCAGAAAGTGCAGGAGTCGTTCCGGACAGAGCGGGAATTCATCACCAATGTATCGCACGAATTGCTGACGCCGGTATCCATCCTGCGTAACCGGGTCGAGAACATCCTCAACGATCCCAACGTCCCCGAGGAGATACAGGCCAAGATGGTCGAATCCCAGAAGACCTTGTCGCGGTTGACGCGGGTGGTCAAGGCACTGTTGTACATCTCGAAGATCGATAACGACCAATATCTCCGAAACGAAGAAGCCGACCTGCAGGAATTGATGACCGACGTCGTCGCCGAACTGGAAGACCGCGTGCACGAAAAAGACCTGCGATTAGTTCAGGAATGGGTCGATCCCTTCGTCGTGCGAAACTGCAACCGATCCCTGTTGCATACCTTGTTGCTCAACCTGGTATCCAACGCCATCAAATACAATAAACCCGGAGGCAGAATATCGATCCGTGGCTGGTCGGGTGAACAACATTACGTGCTGACCATCCAGGATAGCGGAGTCGGGATCCGGGAGGAGCAACTCCCGTTCATCTTCGACCGATTCAAGCGCTTCCGTCCGGAAGACGGCATGAGCTATGGCCTGGGGTTGCCGATCGTTCGTAGTATCGCCCAGATCCACGAAATCGATGTAGATGTTCAGAGTGAACCCGAGGTAGGCACCACCTTTACCCTTCGATTCCCATTAGTCTGA
- a CDS encoding aspartate aminotransferase family protein, protein MDNPAPSTLREAFFRHVAQTSLLPPGLVFSHAEGCELIDPDGRRYLDLISGISVSSLGHGHPRVREAIHRQADRFLHVMVYGEFILSPQVELASELTSLLPASLGSCYFTNSGSEAVEGALKLAKRATGRTELVSFEKSYHGSTHGALSIGGAEWQKRAFRPLLPDVRQLPFNDLVALSNISERTAAVILEPIQAEAGVRVPDPGYLQAVRKRCDETGTLLLLDEIQTGMGRTGTLFRFEAEGIVPDVLILGKAFGAGLPLAAFLASPQLMRTLAHDPVLGHITTFGGHPLSCAAALAGLQVTREDQLHQRARVAGEQFMKRLKHSRILQIRGEGLLLALDLGSETLVQRLIPELAAHGIISDWFLFAPDCLRIAPPLILDESGIERACTTILDCLDAL, encoded by the coding sequence GTGGACAATCCGGCACCTTCCACCCTTCGCGAAGCGTTTTTCCGTCATGTGGCACAGACGAGTCTGCTGCCGCCCGGCTTGGTATTTTCCCATGCGGAAGGATGCGAGCTGATTGATCCTGACGGACGCCGCTACCTGGACCTGATTTCCGGCATTTCGGTCAGCAGTCTTGGGCACGGGCATCCGCGTGTCCGCGAAGCGATCCACCGCCAGGCGGATCGTTTCCTGCATGTCATGGTGTATGGAGAGTTTATCCTGTCACCGCAGGTTGAACTGGCGAGCGAACTGACCAGCCTGCTTCCGGCATCACTGGGCAGTTGCTACTTCACCAACTCCGGGTCCGAAGCGGTGGAGGGCGCGTTGAAACTGGCCAAGCGAGCCACCGGACGAACGGAGCTGGTTTCGTTTGAAAAAAGTTACCACGGCAGTACACATGGCGCCCTGAGTATCGGTGGCGCCGAATGGCAGAAACGTGCATTCCGTCCTTTGCTTCCCGACGTTCGCCAGTTACCGTTCAACGATCTGGTCGCGCTGTCGAACATCAGTGAACGGACCGCAGCCGTCATCCTTGAACCCATCCAGGCTGAAGCCGGGGTTCGTGTCCCTGACCCGGGCTATCTGCAAGCTGTCCGAAAACGTTGTGACGAGACCGGCACCCTGCTCCTGCTCGACGAGATCCAAACCGGCATGGGACGAACCGGAACTCTCTTCCGGTTTGAAGCGGAAGGAATTGTTCCGGATGTCCTGATCCTGGGTAAGGCGTTCGGCGCTGGCTTGCCGTTGGCCGCCTTTCTCGCTTCACCGCAACTCATGCGAACACTGGCGCATGATCCGGTACTGGGGCACATCACCACGTTTGGTGGTCATCCGCTTTCCTGCGCTGCCGCGCTGGCGGGATTGCAAGTCACGCGCGAGGATCAACTCCACCAGCGCGCCCGTGTTGCCGGTGAACAGTTCATGAAGCGGTTAAAACATTCACGTATTCTTCAAATTCGAGGCGAGGGATTATTGTTAGCTTTGGATCTCGGCAGCGAAACCCTGGTACAGCGTCTCATTCCGGAACTTGCCGCACATGGAATCATATCCGATTGGTTCCTGTTTGCTCCGGATTGTCTTCGGATCGCTCCTCCGCTCATCCTGGATGAAAGCGGCATCGAGCGGGCCTGTACCACGATCCTCGACTGTCTTGACGCACTCTGA
- a CDS encoding response regulator transcription factor: MNVLIVEDERQLSHEIEIFLSKQGYHCDVAFSGKSASEKIFVNSYDFILLDVGLPDTSGFQLLKEAKEGGKDAAFILITARGSIDDKITGLDLGADDYLAKPFSLLELQARMQAILRRKHGLKNNTIPIHDFVMDIQNRTLLFGKDTVNLTKKEFDILHYMALHKNRVITRVQLTEHIWGDILEEDYESNYIDVHIKNLRKKLSAHANADFIETVRGIGYRLNMP; encoded by the coding sequence ATGAACGTACTGATCGTAGAAGACGAACGCCAGCTTTCACACGAGATCGAGATCTTCCTTTCCAAGCAAGGATATCATTGCGATGTGGCATTCAGCGGCAAAAGCGCATCGGAAAAAATCTTCGTCAACTCGTATGACTTCATCCTGCTCGATGTCGGACTGCCGGATACCAGCGGTTTTCAGCTTCTAAAAGAAGCCAAGGAAGGCGGAAAAGATGCCGCTTTCATTCTCATCACCGCCCGCGGTTCCATCGACGACAAGATCACCGGACTTGACCTCGGCGCCGATGATTATCTGGCTAAGCCTTTTTCGTTGCTCGAATTGCAGGCCCGGATGCAGGCGATCCTGCGCAGAAAGCACGGACTTAAGAACAACACCATCCCGATCCACGATTTCGTGATGGACATCCAGAACCGGACGCTCTTGTTCGGCAAGGATACGGTCAACCTCACCAAGAAGGAATTCGACATCCTCCATTACATGGCCCTGCACAAGAACCGGGTCATCACCCGGGTGCAGTTGACGGAACATATCTGGGGCGACATCCTGGAAGAAGACTACGAATCGAATTATATCGACGTACACATCAAGAACCTGCGCAAGAAATTATCCGCGCACGCCAATGCCGATTTCATCGAAACCGTCCGCGGCATCGGTTACCGGTTGAACATGCCTTGA